Sequence from the Synergistaceae bacterium genome:
GCATTCCTCGACGCATCGCGGGAAGCCATTAATTCCTTCGCTCAATGTCTGATAGGTCAGAATCCCCTCAGGATCGAACATCTCTGGCAGTACATGTATCGTGCTTATCATTTCAGAGGAGCGGCCATTATGGGAGCATTGAGCGCCATCGATATCGCACTCTGGGATATTGCCGGGAAGTATTTCGGAGTGCCGGTATATCAGCTTTTAGGCGGAAAATGCCGTTATAAAGCGCGGGTCTATTATCATGTGGGGGGACAAAATACAGAGGAACTCGTCAAAAATTGTATTGACGCTAAGAACAAAGGCTTTACCGCTATTGGCCACCTGACTCCTTTTTTGGATGAACCGCGCAGTAAGCCCTATTTTGAGACTCATGTACAGAAAATGGAACGTGCTATCGATCGGGTAAGACAATACAGGGAAGCTGTTGGTGACACCGTGGATCTCTGTATCGAAATTCACCGCCAGCTGAAACCAGCCGAGGCCATAGTCCTGGCGCGTGGAATTGAAAAATACCATCCTTACTTTTTCGAAGATCCGACTACACCGGATAATTTTGACGCTATGGCAGCGATAGCCGAAAAAATTCATATTCCCATTGCCACAGGAGAACGATTTCACACCCCGCAGGAGTTCGAATTGTTGTTGCGTCGAAACGCGGTATCTTACGTCAGGCCCGATGTTTGCATGTGTGGAGGAATCACCGGAGCAAAAAAAATAGCAGCTCTTGCCGAAGCCAACGAGGTGGGAGTCGTGCCGCACAACCCACTCAGCCCCGTCAGTACAGCAGCCTGCATACAAATCGCGGCCTGTATCCCTAATTTTGCCCTGCAGGAATATCCCGGAGACGATCGAGGAGCGGCAACTGAACGGTTCGTCGATGGTAAAGTCAGCGCGGAACACAGCGACAAATTCCACCAAAAAGATGTAGTAAAAAATACTTTAAAGTGTGAAAACGGATTCATCATCATTCCGGACACTCCCGGCATTGGTGTGGAGCTTGCTCCCGGAGCGGAGGAAAAATTTCCGTTCGACCGCAGAAAGATTGAAACGAGACTTCACATAGACGGCTCAGTTATTGATCAATAATATATTTTATAAGGAGGATTTTAAAGTGAAAAAACTTGCAATCAGATTTCTGTGTGCGGCGTTAGTGTTGTTTTTTTCATCTTTAAACGGTTTTGCGGCGGAAAATACGTATAGCCTGAAAATGCATCATCCCGGCCCTATTGGGCATCCTTATCACAAGGGTGCGTTGGAATTCAAGGAACGCGTCGAGAAGTATTCAGACGGTACAATTAAAATCGACATTTTCCCCAACAACGAACTGGCTTCAGGAAGACAGGCCGTGGAAGCTGTACAATTCGGGACTATCGATATAGCATTGGAGTCATCAATGGCTGTTACCAATTTTGAAAAGGCTTTCGGCGTTCTGGACATGCCTTTTCTTTTTCCGGACCGGGATGTTGTATACAAAGTCTTGGACGGTGAAATTGGTAAAACTTTAGCGCAAAAATTAGAAAACAAAAATTTACAGCTTCTCTACTTTTGGGATAATGGATTCAGAAACATAAGTAATTCCAAAAGGCCAATCAATTCTGCTGAGGATCTGAAAGGGCTGAAAATTCGAGTTCCGGAGAGCAAAGTCTACATTGCTACTTTCGAGGCTTTAGGAGCTATTCCCACTCCGATGGCTTTTAGTGAGTTATTTGCTGCCTTGCAGTTGAAAACAGTGGATGGACAGGAAAATCCGAATGGTCATATGATCGCCTATAAACTCTATGAAGTACAACCTTATTTCGCAATAACCCACCATATATACGCGGCAGAACCGCTGCTTATCAGAAAAGATCTTTTTG
This genomic interval carries:
- a CDS encoding TRAP transporter substrate-binding protein encodes the protein MKKLAIRFLCAALVLFFSSLNGFAAENTYSLKMHHPGPIGHPYHKGALEFKERVEKYSDGTIKIDIFPNNELASGRQAVEAVQFGTIDIALESSMAVTNFEKAFGVLDMPFLFPDRDVVYKVLDGEIGKTLAQKLENKNLQLLYFWDNGFRNISNSKRPINSAEDLKGLKIRVPESKVYIATFEALGAIPTPMAFSELFAALQLKTVDGQENPNGHMIAYKLYEVQPYFAITHHIYAAEPLLIRKDLFDGFSQVQKDAILKAAKEAGDIQRKLSTDVESDYLQQIREQKVTVTTPDPNAFRDAVKSVYESYAGDFGTIIEQILAVK
- a CDS encoding mandelate racemase/muconate lactonizing enzyme family protein, whose protein sequence is MKITDVKAIGINRFLFAEVHTDEGIVGLGESGTWAFLDASREAINSFAQCLIGQNPLRIEHLWQYMYRAYHFRGAAIMGALSAIDIALWDIAGKYFGVPVYQLLGGKCRYKARVYYHVGGQNTEELVKNCIDAKNKGFTAIGHLTPFLDEPRSKPYFETHVQKMERAIDRVRQYREAVGDTVDLCIEIHRQLKPAEAIVLARGIEKYHPYFFEDPTTPDNFDAMAAIAEKIHIPIATGERFHTPQEFELLLRRNAVSYVRPDVCMCGGITGAKKIAALAEANEVGVVPHNPLSPVSTAACIQIAACIPNFALQEYPGDDRGAATERFVDGKVSAEHSDKFHQKDVVKNTLKCENGFIIIPDTPGIGVELAPGAEEKFPFDRRKIETRLHIDGSVIDQ